In the Leptotrichia sp. oral taxon 212 genome, one interval contains:
- a CDS encoding SDR family oxidoreductase: MPKIAVTGVTGNLGGMVARLCKKNKIEVRNLARNVEKAEKLGFPNVFKSSYDKSADTLKSLEGIEVLFMVSGSENPNRVQQHKDFIDAAKIAGVSHIIYLSFYNASKNSIFTLGRDHYATEEYIKENGFKYTFLRDNFYADFFVDLCRKYGEIKGPAGKGKVSAVVRSDVSEVAAKILENPGKWENQTLNMTGPEELSMDEIVKAVSKYFGKEIKYIEETVEEAYESRKIWKAEQWEYDSWVSTYTAISENEQSGISNDIEKVLGRKATSLVEYLKKIV; the protein is encoded by the coding sequence ATGCCTAAAATAGCAGTAACAGGAGTAACGGGAAATTTAGGTGGAATGGTTGCAAGATTATGTAAGAAAAATAAAATTGAAGTAAGAAATTTGGCTAGAAATGTTGAAAAAGCAGAAAAACTCGGTTTTCCTAATGTTTTCAAGTCAAGTTATGATAAATCTGCGGATACCTTGAAATCATTAGAGGGAATAGAAGTACTTTTTATGGTTTCCGGCTCTGAAAATCCTAATCGTGTTCAGCAGCATAAAGATTTTATTGATGCGGCTAAAATAGCAGGAGTTTCCCATATTATTTATCTTTCTTTTTACAATGCTTCAAAAAATTCTATATTTACATTGGGAAGAGACCACTATGCAACTGAAGAGTATATAAAAGAAAATGGATTTAAATATACATTTTTAAGAGATAATTTTTATGCAGATTTCTTTGTAGATTTGTGCAGGAAATACGGTGAAATAAAAGGTCCTGCAGGAAAAGGAAAAGTTTCTGCCGTAGTACGTTCAGATGTTTCAGAAGTGGCAGCTAAAATTTTGGAAAATCCAGGAAAATGGGAAAATCAAACTTTAAATATGACAGGACCTGAAGAATTATCAATGGATGAAATTGTAAAAGCTGTAAGTAAATATTTTGGAAAAGAAATTAAATATATTGAAGAAACAGTAGAGGAAGCTTATGAATCACGTAAAATCTGGAAAGCAGAGCAATGGGAATATGATTCGTGGGTCTCAACTTATACAGCGATTTCAGAAAATGAACAGTCAGGTATTTCCAATGATATTGAAAAGGTTCTGGGACGAAAAGCTACTTCATTAGTGGAGTATTTGAAAAAGATAGTTTAA
- a CDS encoding J domain-containing protein, with product MKTLIRIIQFLLNEIVEIFNSIWLMIMAIGFYIALPIYALGAFLLVIFSGKWDGVIYTLILVLATFGIFLIAQFIPTILNLIMGTILNERKENKKIYEEYEQWYENVKYQEFERRKKAQEEYQRQKYEEQRFWEEQYRKQQYQEYSRQRYSEQEESRQKYEKQNNNSHFNYQYTNDGGIIQKFEEYLSIFGIDKNGEINDGIIKKAYRKKMKEVHPDKNTGNTTEQAQKINEINEFLKEQLEYYLMKRGERK from the coding sequence GTGAAAACATTAATAAGAATAATTCAATTTTTATTAAATGAGATTGTTGAAATTTTTAATTCAATATGGTTAATGATAATGGCTATAGGATTTTATATTGCATTGCCAATTTATGCGTTAGGAGCCTTTCTTTTAGTTATTTTTTCCGGAAAATGGGATGGAGTTATATATACACTTATTTTAGTGCTAGCAACTTTCGGTATTTTTCTAATTGCTCAGTTTATTCCAACAATTTTAAATCTTATTATGGGAACTATTTTAAATGAAAGAAAAGAGAACAAAAAAATCTATGAAGAATATGAACAATGGTATGAAAATGTAAAATATCAGGAATTTGAAAGAAGGAAAAAAGCGCAGGAAGAATATCAGAGACAGAAATATGAAGAACAGCGTTTCTGGGAAGAGCAATACCGAAAACAGCAGTATCAGGAATACTCAAGACAAAGATATTCAGAACAAGAAGAATCAAGACAGAAATATGAAAAGCAGAATAATAATTCACATTTCAATTATCAATATACAAATGATGGAGGAATTATTCAAAAATTTGAAGAATATCTTTCTATTTTTGGAATTGATAAAAATGGAGAAATAAATGATGGAATTATAAAAAAGGCGTATAGAAAGAAAATGAAAGAAGTGCATCCTGATAAAAATACAGGCAACACTACTGAACAAGCTCAAAAAATTAATGAAATAAACGAATTTTTGAAAGAGCAGTTAGAATATTATTTAATGAAACGAGGAGAAAGAAAATGA